The genomic window GACTTGAAACATATGTCATCCCAGGGCCCCGCGGCAGTGGTGTCATTTGTTTAAATGGCGCTGCCGCCCGCCTTGTCCAACCTGATGATATCGTTATTATCATTTCTTACGTATTAGTACCAGAAGATAAAATTGCTGACCATAAACCAAAGGTTGCGATTATGGATGAGAAAGATAATTCAATTAAACAATTGCTGCATGCAGAACCTGC from Bacillus sp. (in: firmicutes) includes these protein-coding regions:
- the panD gene encoding aspartate 1-decarboxylase — its product is MFRTLMNAKIHRARVTEANLNYVGSVTIDEDLLDTVGICANEKVAIVNNNNGARLETYVIPGPRGSGVICLNGAAARLVQPDDIVIIISYVLVPEDKIADHKPKVAIMDEKDNSIKQLLHAEPASTIL